A stretch of the uncultured Desulfobacter sp. genome encodes the following:
- the flhA gene encoding flagellar biosynthesis protein FlhA, whose product MAAENVGIMATMKKESSDILMVLAFIGILMAMILPLHPIILDFFLALNISLGVVVLITTMYTQRPLDFSIFPSLLLVLTLFRLSLNVASTRLILLHGSEGPEAAGAIIMSFGSFVVGGNYVVGLIIFIILVLINFMVITKGAGRIAEVAARFTLDAMPGKQMAIDADLNAGMIDELEAGERRAAIARESEFHGAMDGASKFVRGDAIAGIIITLINIGAGFIIGVVQQGMPLAEALTNYTLLTVGDGLVSQIPALLISAAAGLLVSRSGAENKMGQEFAKHLFSSSTPVMVGGVIVFLMGAIPGLPTIPFMTLGITMGTVAWYFLGQQEKKEEEKQQEIEKAETQAQEETPGKPEDVDHLLRLDTMELEVGYGLIPLVDKQQDGTLLGRIKAIRRQFATEMGIIVPPIHIRDNLNLSPAQYRLMIKGVEAAGSELMVNHYLAMDPGGAAKEIDGIDTVEPAFNLPALWIPMSREEEAKFAGYTVVDNSTVIATHLTEIIRNNAHNLLSRQDVQHLLDNLAKTSPKVVEELVPNLLSVGAVQKVLQNLLRERISIRDLLTIVETLADFAPAGKDPDLLTEYVRQRVAKGMLAPYLQPGKKLQVMTLDRRLEEILTKNIKRTDHGVYLALEPVLVTEFVGAVSKQVEKLITLNTQPVLMTSPTLRRHVRRMIEPSLPNVFVVSHAEIVDDINLQAVGKVSLKNG is encoded by the coding sequence ATGGCAGCAGAAAACGTGGGTATAATGGCCACGATGAAAAAAGAGTCATCAGATATCCTGATGGTTCTGGCCTTTATCGGCATTCTGATGGCAATGATTCTGCCTTTGCATCCCATTATCCTTGATTTCTTTCTGGCGCTGAATATTTCCCTTGGTGTTGTGGTACTGATCACCACCATGTATACGCAAAGGCCGCTTGACTTCAGTATCTTTCCCTCCCTGCTTCTGGTACTCACCCTTTTCAGGCTCTCGTTGAACGTGGCATCCACCCGGCTGATTCTTTTACATGGCAGCGAGGGGCCTGAAGCAGCAGGGGCCATCATCATGTCATTCGGATCCTTTGTGGTGGGCGGCAACTATGTGGTGGGCCTGATTATTTTTATAATCCTGGTGCTCATCAATTTCATGGTCATCACCAAGGGTGCCGGTCGTATTGCAGAGGTCGCCGCCCGTTTTACGCTGGATGCCATGCCCGGCAAACAGATGGCCATTGACGCGGACCTCAATGCCGGTATGATCGACGAATTAGAAGCAGGGGAGCGAAGGGCAGCCATTGCCAGAGAATCGGAATTTCATGGTGCCATGGATGGTGCCTCCAAATTTGTACGTGGCGACGCCATTGCCGGCATTATCATCACGTTGATTAATATCGGTGCAGGCTTTATTATCGGCGTAGTACAGCAGGGCATGCCCCTTGCCGAAGCGTTGACCAATTACACGCTGCTCACCGTGGGTGACGGCCTTGTCTCCCAGATTCCGGCGCTGTTAATCTCCGCGGCCGCAGGTCTTCTGGTCTCCCGATCCGGGGCGGAAAACAAGATGGGCCAGGAATTTGCCAAACATCTATTTTCCAGTTCCACCCCGGTCATGGTCGGCGGGGTCATTGTTTTTCTTATGGGCGCAATCCCGGGTCTGCCCACCATTCCCTTCATGACATTAGGCATTACCATGGGGACCGTTGCCTGGTACTTTTTAGGGCAGCAAGAGAAAAAAGAGGAAGAAAAACAGCAGGAAATTGAAAAGGCCGAGACCCAGGCCCAGGAAGAGACACCTGGAAAGCCCGAGGATGTGGATCATCTGCTGCGTCTGGATACCATGGAACTGGAAGTGGGGTATGGCCTGATTCCCCTGGTGGACAAGCAGCAGGACGGCACGCTTCTGGGCCGGATCAAGGCCATCCGCCGGCAGTTTGCCACGGAGATGGGTATCATTGTACCGCCCATCCACATCCGGGATAACCTGAATTTAAGCCCGGCCCAGTACCGTCTTATGATCAAGGGCGTTGAGGCGGCAGGGTCGGAACTGATGGTCAATCACTACCTGGCCATGGATCCGGGGGGTGCAGCCAAAGAGATAGACGGCATTGATACGGTTGAACCGGCCTTTAACCTGCCGGCCCTGTGGATACCCATGTCCAGGGAAGAGGAAGCCAAGTTTGCCGGATACACGGTGGTAGACAACTCCACGGTGATTGCCACCCACCTGACCGAAATCATTAGAAACAACGCCCACAACCTGCTCAGCCGTCAGGATGTCCAGCATCTTCTGGATAACTTGGCCAAAACCAGCCCCAAGGTGGTGGAGGAGCTGGTGCCCAATCTGTTAAGTGTCGGCGCTGTCCAGAAGGTGCTCCAAAACCTCTTGCGCGAACGGATCTCCATCCGGGATCTGTTGACCATCGTGGAGACCTTGGCAGACTTTGCCCCGGCAGGCAAGGATCCGGATCTATTAACCGAATATGTACGCCAGCGTGTGGCCAAAGGAATGCTCGCGCCCTATCTGCAGCCCGGTAAAAAGCTGCAGGTCATGACATTGGACCGCAGGCTTGAAGAAATTCTAACAAAAAATATTAAACGGACCGACCATGGAGTTTACTTAGCCCTAGAACCGGTATTAGTCACGGAATTTGTCGGTGCCGTATCCAAACAGGTGGAAAAGCTCATCACATTGAACACCCAGCCGGTACTCATGACCTCGCCCACATTGCGCCGTCATGTCCGTCGTATGATTGAGCCCTCTCTTCCCAATGTATTTGTGGTATCCCACGCAGAGATCGTGGACGATATAAACCTGCAGGCTGTCGGAAAGGTGAGTTTAAAGAATGGATAA
- a CDS encoding EscU/YscU/HrcU family type III secretion system export apparatus switch protein, whose product MTPKDNNIKKAVALKYDRLKDAAPAVTAKGQGKVAENIIALALEHGVPVKDDPDLVEVLASLDISQEIPAEIYVAVAELLAFVYGANAEAPKKKS is encoded by the coding sequence ATGACACCAAAAGACAATAATATAAAAAAAGCCGTTGCCCTTAAATATGACCGGCTTAAGGATGCGGCACCAGCGGTAACAGCCAAAGGCCAGGGAAAGGTAGCTGAAAATATCATCGCCCTGGCTTTGGAGCATGGGGTTCCGGTAAAGGATGATCCGGATCTGGTAGAGGTCCTGGCATCCCTGGACATCAGTCAGGAAATCCCGGCTGAAATATATGTGGCAGTGGCCGAACTTCTTGCGTTTGTTTATGGGGCCAATGCCGAAGCTCCTAAAAAAAAGTCATAG
- a CDS encoding MinD/ParA family protein: MDQAKGLRQMARTNAMQKRERIKDSKGSAYPRVIAVTSGKGGVGKTNIVGNLAVAMTRLGKRVVIIDADVGLANIDIVFNLRPKYNIRHLVSGEKTLRQVMVTTNHGIGILPGGSGFADLTRFSEGEKLTLLSEFEAFSDMADIILLDTGAGISSNVLYFNASADQCLVVATTEPTSITDAYALMKVMSQEYGIKHFKLVVNMADNRNGAKRVYGSLSNALDKFLKNVVLEYCGYIPFDPALQKAVRNRSILLDNVKHSPAADAMSDIAKTLLNDGRTNQNQGNLTFFMNRVFAAAQ; the protein is encoded by the coding sequence GTGGATCAGGCAAAAGGACTGCGGCAGATGGCCAGGACAAATGCGATGCAAAAACGGGAACGGATCAAAGATTCCAAAGGCAGTGCATATCCCAGGGTCATAGCGGTGACCAGCGGTAAAGGCGGGGTGGGTAAAACCAACATTGTGGGAAACCTGGCCGTGGCCATGACACGACTGGGCAAAAGGGTAGTCATCATAGATGCGGATGTAGGCTTGGCCAATATTGACATCGTATTTAACTTGAGACCCAAATATAACATCCGCCATCTGGTATCCGGGGAAAAAACATTGCGCCAGGTAATGGTGACAACGAATCATGGTATCGGCATTTTGCCCGGGGGATCAGGATTTGCCGATCTGACCCGTTTCAGCGAAGGTGAAAAACTGACACTGCTGTCTGAATTCGAAGCGTTTTCCGATATGGCAGACATCATTTTGCTGGATACCGGGGCCGGTATTTCATCCAATGTGCTCTATTTTAACGCATCTGCGGACCAATGCCTGGTGGTGGCCACCACAGAACCCACCTCCATTACCGATGCCTACGCCCTGATGAAGGTCATGTCCCAGGAATACGGCATAAAGCATTTTAAACTGGTGGTAAACATGGCGGACAACCGAAACGGGGCCAAAAGAGTTTACGGATCTTTAAGCAATGCCCTGGATAAATTTTTAAAAAATGTGGTTCTGGAATATTGCGGCTATATTCCCTTTGATCCTGCCCTGCAAAAAGCGGTTCGAAATCGCAGCATCCTTTTGGATAATGTAAAGCACAGCCCTGCAGCCGATGCCATGTCCGATATTGCAAAAACGCTGCTGAATGACGGTAGAACGAACCAGAACCAGGGGAATCTGACCTTTTTTATGAACCGGGTGTTTGCGGCGGCCCAATAA
- a CDS encoding protein FlhF — MDKKIFRGASIQTALAGVKEELGPDAMILSTRKVPKSPKDPYGKIMFEVEAAMPSSEDDKPDAPVLQDVETLKSDIAEIKDILSVAGLGSGVQSILCNHFESVGVLASLLRCGVSERLATELVQKAATELDQDLDKVSQMRQLKKKVMGLCLDQFRTKDFFTRQNSSGLPQVAAFVGPTGVGKTTTIAKLAACLSFTRKMKVGLVSIDNYRIGAFEQLKAYAGIMGLVCVPAFSRQDLACALDRMKSMDLVLIDTAGHSHYDKEKIDEILELIKNDFQISVHLTLSVTSELINMKEAASAFSVFNPDTYVFTKIDETKRCGKILDQVASHDLPVSLVTNGQKVPEDLIIPDRHELLKIILKKEPKGD, encoded by the coding sequence ATGGATAAAAAAATTTTCAGGGGAGCCAGTATCCAGACAGCCCTTGCCGGCGTCAAGGAGGAACTTGGGCCCGATGCCATGATTCTTTCCACACGGAAGGTGCCCAAATCACCCAAAGACCCTTACGGGAAAATCATGTTCGAAGTTGAGGCGGCAATGCCTTCAAGCGAAGATGATAAGCCTGACGCGCCTGTTTTGCAGGATGTGGAGACCCTGAAGTCGGATATTGCGGAGATCAAGGACATCCTCTCAGTGGCAGGTTTGGGTTCCGGTGTGCAATCTATTTTGTGCAACCATTTTGAATCCGTGGGTGTGCTTGCCTCTCTGCTTCGTTGCGGTGTCAGCGAGCGCCTGGCAACAGAGCTTGTCCAAAAAGCGGCTACAGAACTGGATCAAGACCTTGATAAGGTTTCGCAAATGAGGCAGTTAAAAAAGAAAGTGATGGGGCTTTGCCTGGATCAATTTCGTACCAAGGATTTTTTCACCCGGCAGAACTCTTCCGGACTTCCCCAGGTGGCGGCCTTTGTGGGACCCACGGGTGTAGGAAAAACCACCACCATTGCCAAACTGGCCGCCTGTCTGAGCTTTACCCGTAAAATGAAGGTGGGGCTGGTCTCCATAGACAACTACAGGATTGGGGCCTTTGAGCAGCTCAAAGCCTATGCCGGCATCATGGGGCTGGTCTGTGTACCGGCCTTTTCACGCCAGGATCTGGCATGCGCCCTGGACCGAATGAAATCCATGGATCTGGTACTGATTGATACGGCCGGGCACAGCCATTATGACAAGGAAAAAATTGACGAAATCCTTGAGCTGATCAAAAATGATTTCCAGATCAGCGTTCATTTAACCTTGAGTGTTACTTCTGAATTGATTAATATGAAAGAAGCGGCATCTGCTTTTTCCGTATTTAATCCAGATACCTATGTGTTTACAAAAATAGATGAGACAAAAAGATGCGGGAAAATTCTTGACCAGGTGGCAAGCCACGACTTGCCGGTGTCATTGGTGACCAACGGCCAAAAGGTGCCCGAGGATTTGATTATCCCGGACCGCCATGAGCTTTTAAAGATAATTCTAAAAAAAGAGCCCAAAGGAGATTAG
- the fliN gene encoding flagellar motor switch protein FliN, translating into MVDENGTTDEEILDEDSEQSEERGARELDFILDIPLELSVELGKTKMLVNDLLQLAQGSIIELNKLAGEPLEVYINRKLIARGEVVVVNEKFGVRLTDVITPIDRVKSLAAEDQ; encoded by the coding sequence ATGGTAGATGAAAACGGCACCACAGATGAAGAAATCCTGGATGAAGACTCCGAACAAAGCGAGGAGCGTGGCGCAAGGGAGTTGGATTTTATCCTGGATATCCCTTTGGAACTTTCCGTGGAACTGGGCAAAACCAAAATGCTGGTCAATGATCTTCTGCAACTGGCCCAGGGGTCCATTATTGAATTGAACAAACTGGCCGGAGAACCCCTGGAGGTTTATATCAACCGTAAACTCATTGCCAGAGGAGAAGTTGTGGTGGTCAATGAAAAATTCGGCGTTCGTCTCACCGACGTCATCACGCCCATTGACCGCGTCAAATCCTTAGCCGCGGAAGATCAATGA
- the fliQ gene encoding flagellar biosynthesis protein FliQ, which produces MTPEFILAFAKQAITLTILLAMPMLGLGLIAGLAISVFQAVTQIQEMTLTFVPKILAVFIGLLFAAPWMMEKLMAFTTNIITNIPMYIR; this is translated from the coding sequence ATGACACCAGAATTTATACTCGCATTTGCTAAACAAGCCATCACCCTGACCATCCTTTTGGCCATGCCCATGCTGGGTTTAGGCCTGATTGCAGGCTTGGCCATCAGTGTGTTCCAGGCGGTCACCCAAATCCAGGAGATGACGCTCACATTTGTGCCCAAGATCCTTGCCGTTTTTATCGGGCTTTTATTTGCCGCCCCGTGGATGATGGAAAAGCTGATGGCATTTACGACCAATATCATCACCAATATTCCCATGTATATCCGGTGA
- a CDS encoding FliA/WhiG family RNA polymerase sigma factor, whose product MKYPFKKDKAAWEAWRQESIVNYAYLVRYIASRFAMRLPASVLFDELMSAGSLGLIDAVDKFDPSKHVSLETYARYRIKGAILDELRSMDTYSRSMRKKIQDIARAAKTIEDEKGRPADDDEICEVLGVDLETYQNMLTDIHGAAVLSLDDFIKTKKNDISSQTRFQAGLRGEENPEEDLYRAELKSILVKAIKKLTEKEQMVISLYYYDELTLKEIGEVLSLTESRICQIHTAVLVKLHANLNSYGT is encoded by the coding sequence ATGAAATACCCCTTTAAAAAAGACAAGGCGGCGTGGGAAGCCTGGCGGCAGGAAAGCATTGTCAATTACGCATATCTGGTCCGATACATTGCCTCCCGGTTCGCCATGCGTCTGCCTGCCAGCGTGCTCTTTGACGAACTGATGTCAGCAGGTTCATTAGGCCTCATTGATGCGGTGGACAAATTTGATCCAAGCAAACATGTCAGCCTTGAGACCTATGCCCGTTATCGTATCAAAGGCGCCATTCTAGATGAATTGCGCAGTATGGATACTTACTCAAGATCCATGCGAAAAAAAATCCAGGATATCGCCCGGGCGGCAAAAACCATTGAAGACGAAAAGGGGCGGCCGGCCGATGACGATGAAATATGTGAAGTTTTAGGCGTAGATCTGGAAACGTACCAGAATATGCTGACCGATATACATGGCGCGGCTGTTCTCAGTCTGGATGATTTCATCAAGACCAAAAAAAATGATATATCTTCCCAGACCCGTTTTCAAGCCGGTCTCAGAGGTGAGGAAAATCCCGAAGAAGACCTCTACCGGGCAGAACTGAAATCCATTCTGGTGAAGGCCATCAAAAAATTGACGGAAAAAGAGCAGATGGTTATCTCCCTTTACTATTATGACGAGCTGACCTTGAAAGAAATTGGAGAAGTTTTGTCTTTGACTGAATCCAGGATATGTCAGATCCATACGGCGGTTCTGGTGAAATTACATGCTAATTTGAATAGTTATGGAACATAA
- the flgG gene encoding flagellar basal-body rod protein FlgG encodes MIRALWSAATGMMAQDTQIGVTSNNLANSSTTGFKKSRAAFEDLMYMTQRVAGQTTPGGGQVPTGIQVGMGVNTAGIQKIWTQGDFLQTDNQLDFAIQGEGFFRVLHGDEDMYTRAGDFSLDSEGYITSQAGDRLQPEIAIPAEAVTITLDDDGTLTVFADNDTILATEQVLVTTFVNPAGLYAVGGNLFRETEGSGTPQENTPGENGAGTVLNYYIESSNVDVVEEMVSLISGQRTYEANSKSITTADSMLGTAVQLKS; translated from the coding sequence ATGATACGCGCACTTTGGTCGGCAGCCACGGGAATGATGGCCCAGGATACCCAGATTGGTGTTACCTCCAATAACCTGGCAAACTCTTCCACCACCGGGTTTAAAAAATCCCGGGCAGCATTTGAGGATTTAATGTATATGACCCAACGGGTCGCAGGGCAAACAACCCCCGGCGGGGGCCAGGTGCCGACCGGCATTCAGGTGGGTATGGGCGTGAACACGGCGGGTATTCAAAAAATATGGACCCAGGGCGATTTTCTTCAAACCGATAATCAGCTCGATTTTGCCATCCAGGGTGAAGGCTTTTTCAGGGTCCTGCATGGGGATGAGGATATGTATACCCGGGCCGGGGACTTTTCCCTGGACAGTGAGGGATACATCACCTCCCAGGCAGGGGACCGTCTTCAGCCTGAAATCGCCATTCCTGCAGAGGCTGTTACGATTACCCTGGACGATGACGGCACCCTGACCGTATTTGCCGACAATGATACCATTCTGGCAACAGAGCAAGTGCTTGTAACGACCTTTGTAAATCCCGCCGGTTTATATGCTGTGGGTGGCAACCTGTTCAGGGAAACCGAAGGTTCGGGCACCCCCCAGGAGAATACACCGGGGGAGAATGGGGCCGGGACCGTGTTGAACTACTATATCGAAAGCTCCAACGTGGATGTTGTAGAGGAAATGGTCAGTCTGATATCAGGCCAACGCACCTATGAGGCCAATTCAAAATCCATCACCACGGCCGATAGTATGCTGGGAACGGCCGTCCAGTTGAAATCTTAA
- a CDS encoding flagellar hook-basal body protein, whose product MILEMTRPTQGGLRQERKLEAVSNNLANASTIGFKKDFVSFDKAFRARVDQDFTQGNVTKTDNPLDVALGPQGLFKVETPDGIKYTRNGNFSLSSEGILVDKSGNPVMGQGGAVFMDTVDPNTSVNIDEYGQIFLNNALLDTLDVVSFEDMEKLEKTGDNLFVYTGDTADEVPLDNVRVEAGSLEQANVQVVEEMAKMIDYQRMFETYTKSMKTFDEIDSKAINEVGQFT is encoded by the coding sequence ATGATTCTTGAAATGACGCGGCCGACCCAGGGCGGGTTAAGGCAGGAACGAAAACTCGAAGCAGTCTCCAATAACCTGGCCAATGCATCCACCATCGGGTTTAAAAAAGATTTCGTCAGTTTTGACAAAGCGTTCAGGGCCCGGGTAGATCAGGATTTCACCCAGGGGAATGTGACCAAAACCGACAATCCTCTGGATGTGGCATTAGGCCCCCAGGGCCTTTTTAAAGTGGAAACCCCGGACGGCATCAAGTACACAAGAAACGGCAATTTTTCTTTGAGCAGTGAAGGCATTCTTGTGGATAAAAGCGGCAATCCCGTCATGGGTCAGGGCGGTGCCGTTTTCATGGATACTGTTGACCCGAATACAAGTGTGAATATCGATGAATACGGGCAAATCTTTTTAAATAATGCGCTGTTGGACACCCTCGATGTGGTCTCTTTTGAGGATATGGAGAAACTTGAAAAAACCGGAGACAATCTATTTGTCTATACCGGGGATACAGCAGATGAAGTACCCCTTGACAATGTCAGGGTTGAAGCCGGTTCCCTTGAGCAGGCCAATGTGCAGGTCGTAGAGGAAATGGCGAAAATGATTGATTATCAGAGAATGTTTGAAACCTACACCAAGTCCATGAAAACATTTGATGAAATTGATTCAAAGGCAATCAATGAAGTCGGGCAATTTACATAA
- the fliR gene encoding flagellar biosynthetic protein FliR, producing the protein MELLDLIDPIRFRIFMLVLARVSVFLFLFPIFGSNIILNRLKMALALVLTLLFYTVVSVDPARFPEDVPTFGLMLGAEILVGLTLGLCLRIFFAGIQMAGQVIGFQIGFAMINVMDPQSGENVSIMDQIGYWVCLVIFLILNGHHIIIMSMIDSFDLVPVGGFVMHSALMPRLLDVGAGLFVTAIKVGAPVIAALTFVNTGFGLIAKFSPQTNVMIVAFPVKIAVGLIFFSMTLPIIAIVTRDYLEPCRKLLLALLFYMGGG; encoded by the coding sequence ATGGAACTGCTTGATCTCATTGATCCCATTCGCTTTAGAATCTTTATGCTGGTTCTGGCACGGGTATCCGTGTTCTTATTTTTGTTTCCTATTTTTGGGTCAAATATAATTCTCAACAGATTAAAAATGGCGCTGGCCCTAGTTTTAACCCTGTTGTTCTATACGGTGGTATCTGTGGATCCGGCCCGTTTTCCAGAGGATGTCCCCACTTTTGGCCTGATGCTGGGCGCAGAGATCCTTGTGGGCCTTACCCTGGGGCTTTGTCTGCGGATTTTTTTTGCGGGCATCCAGATGGCCGGCCAGGTCATCGGTTTTCAGATCGGATTTGCCATGATTAATGTCATGGACCCCCAAAGCGGTGAGAATGTGTCAATCATGGACCAGATCGGCTACTGGGTCTGCCTGGTCATTTTTCTTATACTCAACGGCCATCATATTATCATTATGTCCATGATTGACAGCTTTGACCTGGTCCCGGTGGGTGGATTTGTGATGCATTCCGCACTCATGCCCCGGCTTCTGGATGTAGGGGCCGGATTGTTTGTGACGGCCATTAAAGTTGGTGCTCCGGTCATTGCCGCACTGACCTTTGTCAATACCGGTTTTGGATTAATCGCAAAATTTTCACCCCAGACCAATGTGATGATTGTGGCGTTCCCGGTGAAAATCGCCGTGGGTCTGATTTTTTTTTCCATGACCCTGCCCATCATCGCCATAGTTACCCGGGATTACCTGGAACCATGCAGGAAATTGCTTCTGGCATTATTATTTTATATGGGCGGAGGATAA
- the fliP gene encoding flagellar type III secretion system pore protein FliP (The bacterial flagellar biogenesis protein FliP forms a type III secretion system (T3SS)-type pore required for flagellar assembly.), giving the protein MIKYPRQVCCIGLIMVTAMIVLTFADTAEAVTFPIPSLELNVTTAQEPEEVAVVLEIIALLTIITLAPAILILMTPFTRITMVFHFLRQAIGTQSSPPNQVIVGLSLFMTFFIIKPVALEVYDKALNPYLEREISYETAFVEAQKPIRKFMLLNTREADIALFVKEADMKKPDTRDDVSLLTLIPAYVISELKTAFIIGFILYVPFLVIDMVVASVLLAMGMMMLPPVMISLPFKLMLFVLVDGWHLIAGSMIKSFGV; this is encoded by the coding sequence ATGATCAAATACCCCCGGCAGGTTTGCTGTATAGGATTAATCATGGTCACAGCGATGATCGTTCTAACCTTTGCTGATACGGCAGAAGCTGTCACCTTCCCGATCCCCTCCCTGGAACTTAATGTCACCACGGCCCAGGAACCTGAAGAGGTGGCGGTGGTCCTTGAAATTATAGCGCTTTTGACCATCATCACTTTGGCTCCGGCGATTTTAATCCTCATGACGCCTTTTACACGCATCACCATGGTGTTTCATTTCCTGCGCCAGGCCATCGGAACCCAGTCAAGCCCTCCTAATCAGGTGATTGTAGGCTTATCGCTGTTCATGACTTTTTTTATTATCAAACCTGTGGCCTTAGAGGTGTATGACAAAGCCCTGAACCCATATCTTGAACGTGAAATCTCCTATGAAACGGCCTTTGTTGAAGCCCAGAAGCCCATACGCAAATTTATGCTGCTCAACACCCGGGAAGCCGACATTGCCCTGTTTGTCAAAGAGGCTGACATGAAAAAACCTGACACCCGGGATGATGTATCGCTTTTAACCTTGATTCCGGCCTATGTGATTTCCGAACTTAAAACTGCCTTCATCATCGGCTTTATTCTGTACGTCCCCTTTCTTGTGATTGATATGGTCGTGGCATCGGTGCTGCTGGCCATGGGGATGATGATGCTGCCCCCGGTTATGATTTCCCTGCCTTTCAAACTAATGCTTTTTGTCCTTGTGGACGGCTGGCATTTGATTGCAGGTTCTATGATTAAAAGTTTTGGAGTGTAA
- the flhB gene encoding flagellar biosynthesis protein FlhB — protein MAEDPEGGGEKTEDASGRKLKKAREEGQVAKSMEIPSVFVVLAGVTALYVTASFFYQNCVEVFRYNFMFDRVPELNPADLTVMLIYHAKKIFLMCLPVFAAVVIVAVISNLAQVGFQISWKALEPKLTKLNPINGFKQKFSSSSAVEFLKSLVKLAVISVVCYLATRGDFTKLLTLYDNSIAQILLFLFIKSFWIFIKVCLIMILVAILDYTFQKWKFLEDQKMTKKEVKDERKQTEGDPAVKSRIRQLQMAAARKRMMAAVPQADVVVTNPTHLAVALQYDKQKMDAPSVVAKGAGAVAENIKKIARENDVPVVEDKPLARNLYRVVDIGDQVPFEYYQAVAELLAYVYGLKND, from the coding sequence ATGGCCGAAGATCCAGAAGGCGGCGGCGAGAAGACCGAAGACGCATCGGGGCGAAAACTCAAAAAGGCACGTGAGGAAGGCCAGGTCGCCAAGAGCATGGAAATCCCCTCGGTGTTTGTGGTGCTGGCCGGTGTTACGGCGTTGTATGTCACAGCATCTTTTTTCTACCAGAACTGCGTGGAAGTCTTTCGGTATAACTTTATGTTTGACCGGGTGCCGGAACTGAACCCGGCAGATCTGACGGTCATGCTGATTTATCACGCCAAAAAAATTTTTTTAATGTGCCTGCCTGTATTTGCAGCCGTCGTTATTGTGGCGGTGATTTCCAACCTGGCACAGGTTGGATTTCAGATATCCTGGAAAGCCTTGGAACCCAAATTAACTAAACTGAATCCCATTAACGGATTTAAACAAAAATTTTCTTCATCGTCCGCCGTCGAATTTCTTAAATCACTGGTCAAACTTGCGGTAATCTCAGTGGTCTGTTATCTGGCCACACGGGGTGATTTTACCAAGTTGCTTACCCTGTACGATAACTCCATAGCCCAGATTCTTCTTTTTCTGTTTATTAAATCGTTTTGGATTTTTATAAAAGTCTGTCTTATCATGATCTTGGTTGCCATACTGGATTATACGTTCCAGAAATGGAAATTTTTAGAAGACCAAAAGATGACCAAAAAAGAGGTCAAGGATGAACGTAAGCAGACAGAAGGGGATCCGGCTGTTAAATCCAGGATTCGCCAGCTCCAGATGGCCGCAGCCCGAAAACGTATGATGGCGGCCGTACCCCAGGCGGATGTGGTGGTAACCAACCCGACGCACCTTGCCGTGGCATTGCAGTATGATAAACAAAAAATGGATGCCCCGAGTGTTGTGGCCAAAGGCGCAGGTGCCGTGGCCGAAAATATCAAAAAAATTGCCCGGGAAAATGATGTCCCGGTGGTAGAAGATAAGCCGTTGGCCCGAAATTTGTATAGAGTAGTAGATATCGGTGACCAGGTTCCATTTGAATACTATCAGGCTGTGGCGGAACTGCTTGCCTATGTTTATGGGCTTAAGAACGATTAA
- the fliO gene encoding flagellar biosynthetic protein FliO, with amino-acid sequence MSPHTNMWVEFGKSFGMLFAVLAFFLIALYLVRRFSGRFGSKGSMALIKILSVHHLSPKEKLVLVAVQEESILIGISPAGISSLARFDKLPEPLPASEPIETAKGFQNLLKKSLMKGNDVQKMSVGSDSSDSGKGDRS; translated from the coding sequence ATGAGTCCCCATACGAATATGTGGGTGGAGTTTGGCAAAAGCTTCGGTATGCTGTTTGCCGTTCTGGCTTTTTTTCTGATCGCCCTTTATCTCGTTCGCAGATTCTCGGGCCGGTTCGGCAGCAAAGGCTCCATGGCACTGATAAAGATATTATCCGTTCATCATTTATCCCCCAAAGAAAAACTCGTGCTGGTCGCTGTCCAGGAAGAATCGATTCTCATCGGGATTTCACCGGCCGGCATTTCGTCTTTAGCCCGCTTTGACAAGCTGCCGGAGCCATTGCCTGCATCTGAACCCATTGAAACAGCAAAAGGATTTCAGAATCTGCTCAAAAAAAGCCTGATGAAAGGCAACGATGTGCAAAAGATGTCCGTGGGAAGTGATTCTTCTGATTCCGGTAAAGGAGACCGATCATGA